Genomic segment of Dehalococcoidia bacterium:
TCCTTACTACTGAAGCTTCGTTGAGAATCTCGTTTCGGTCGAAAGGGTGGCCGTGCCTAGTAGACGTGTCCCTGCACTGAGGCCGCGATGGACATCTCTATGTCGTGGATTGCCTGGGTCATCGATTGCCCGATCAGGTCGAGCCTGCGCACCTGCTCGATGCGGTCTGACGCCTGGCGAGACTCGCGTGAGGACAGCAGCTCTCTGAAGATTCCGCATGCGTCCGCGAGACAGATCAGCATTACGTCCCTGGGATCCGGGATCTCGTCACTGAACAGCACGCCCATGATGCGCAGCTTCACCTCGCGCTCGACAGTGCCGTCTATTGTCGGGTAGCGCCTGGACTTGAACACCCACATGAACTTCTCGTCCTCGCGCTCCAGGATGCCGTGGTCGACCAGCCGCGAGAGGGCCCCTTCACGGAGATCATATGCGGACTGGGCAACATGCTCCACCCAGAAGCGGACGTCCTGCTGTTCTCCCTTTGCGATGTCAGCCAGCGCAGGATCGAGCAGACTGTCGCCTACGGGAGTGGAGTCGAGAAGCATGAGATGCTCGAGGTCCGTGTCGATTCGGTTCTCCATTGCTAGGTCCATCAGGACGCCACCAGCAATGGCATACTCAGTCGACC
This window contains:
- a CDS encoding GPP34 family phosphoprotein, with protein sequence MLTLVEEIILLMLNDEDGRFVRVPSWSTEYAIAGGVLMDLAMENRIDTDLEHLMLLDSTPVGDSLLDPALADIAKGEQQDVRFWVEHVAQSAYDLREGALSRLVDHGILEREDEKFMWVFKSRRYPTIDGTVEREVKLRIMGVLFSDEIPDPRDVMLICLADACGIFRELLSSRESRQASDRIEQVRRLDLIGQSMTQAIHDIEMSIAASVQGHVY